One Hippocampus zosterae strain Florida chromosome 4, ASM2543408v3, whole genome shotgun sequence genomic window carries:
- the ace2 gene encoding angiotensin-converting enzyme 2 isoform X2, whose translation MYQYSLASWAYNTNITKENSEKLSEQGQMWGKFYTERSDHAQKFPIKEIKDPQIKLQLITLQDKGAGALSQDKGSHLSKIMSDMSTIYSTATVCMMDDPLNCQTLEPVLEHVMATSRNYSELLHVWEGWRREVGKRMRPLYEDYVLLKNEAAKLNGFEDYGAYWRYNYETIDEESPYDYTRDQLMEDVRSIYKQILPLYKELHAYVRAKLMKVHKGHIDEQGPLPAHLLGDMWGRFWTNLYPLSMPYQGEIDVSKTMVEKGWTERRLFEEAEKFFESVGLYKMFDNFWNNSMLVKPADGRKVVCHPTAWDMGNRKDFRIKMCTQVNMENFLTVHHEMGHNQYQMAYRNLSYLLRDGANEGFHEAVGEIMSLSAATPKHLQSLDLLPSNFTYDNETEMNFLLKQALTIVATLPFTYMLEEWRWQVFAGNIPQDKWMERWWEMKRELVGVVEPVPRDETYCDPAALFHVSGDYSFIRYFTRTIYQFQFQKALCHAAGQSDALSSCDITGSTAAGTKLRNMLELGRSQSWTRALHTISGDIKMDAGPLLDYFQKLYVWLKEDNMKHNRIVGWDAAVDPYSDYGIKVRLSLKMAMGDEAYSWNPNEQYLFRASVAYALRQYYSQKNNTLLFTADNVITYKQTPRISFYIVVTNPNNPSVYVPREDLKAAIRLSRGRINDAFQLDDHTLEFDGIPATLSPPVEQPVEVWLVVFGVVMGVVVLMGLLLIISGIRERRKKSKNMGVENPYEPEPEGQINRAYEDTNDEQTGL comes from the exons ATGTATCAGTACTCACTGGCATCATGGGCCTACAACACCAACATCACAAAGGAGAACTCAGAGAAATTG TCAGAACAGGGTCAAATGTGGGGCAAGTTCTACACTGAAAGGTCAGACCATGCTCAGAAATTCCCCATTAAGGAAATCAAGGATCCTCAGATTAAATTGCAGCTCATCACACTACAAGACAAAGGTGCTGGTGCTCTGTCACAGGATAAAGGTTCACAC CTGAGCAAGATCATGAGCGACATGAGTACAATCTACAGCACAGCAACTGTATGCATGATGGACGACCCTCTTAACTGTCAGACTTTGGAGCCAG TCCTGGAACACGTGATGGCCACCAGCCGCAACTATTCGGAGCTTCTGCACGTGTGGGAGGGATGGAGGAGGGAGGTGGGGAAGAGGATGAGGCCGCTCTATGAAGACTATGTGCTTCTGAAGAACGAAGCTGCAAAACTGAATG GGTTTGAGGACTATGGCGCTTACTGGAGATATAACTATGAGACTATTGATGAGGAAAGTCCATATGATTATACCAGGGATCAGCTGATGGAAGATGTTCGCTCCATCTATAAACAG ATCCTGCCCTTATACAAGGAGCTACATGCCTATGTGAGGGCTAAGCTGATGAAAGTACACAAAGGGCATATTGATGAACAAGGACCTCTGCCAGCCCATCTCTTGG GCGACATGTGGGGAAGATTCTGGACTAACTTGTATCCTCTGTCAATGCCCTACCAGGGTGAGATTGATGTCAGCAAAACAATGGTGGAAAAG GGCTGGACTGAGCGCCGACTGTTTGAAGAGGCGGAGAAGTTTTTTGAATCGGTGGGCTTGTATAAAATGTTTGACAACTTCTGGAACAACTCTATGCTGGTGAAGCCTGCAGATGGACGCAAGGTAGTCTGTCATCCCACAGCCTGGGACATGGGGAACCGAAAGGACTTTAg GATCAAAATGTGCACTCAAGTCAACATGGAGAACTTTCTGACTGTCCACCATGAGATGGGCCACAACCAGTACCAGATGGCTTATCGGAACTTGTCCTACCTCCTGAGAGACGGTGCCAATGAGGGTTTCCACGAGGCCGTTGGCGAGATCATGTCCCTGTCTGCTGCCACACCTAAGCACCTGCAGAGCCTTGACCTCCTGCCTTCTAACTTCACCTATGATAatg AGACAGAGATGAACTTCCTGCTAAAACAGGCGCTCACCATTGTGGCCACTCTGCCTTTCACCTACATGCTGGAGGAGTGGAGGTGGCAGGTTTTTGCAGGAAACATCCCACAGGATAAATGGATGGAGCGCTGGTGGGAGATGAA GAGGGAGCTAGTTGGCGTGGTGGAGCCCGTGCCGAGGGATGAGACTTACTGTGACCCTGCTGCTTTGTTCCACGTCTCTGGAGACTATTCCTTCATCAG GTACTTCACAAGAACCATTTACCAGTTCCAGTTCCAAAAAGCCCTTTGTCATGCTGCCGGTCAGTCCGATGCTTTGTCTTCGTGTGACATCACCGGCTCAACAGCGGCAGGCACCAAGCTCAG gaACATGTTAGAGTTGGGTCGGTCCCAGTCCTGGACCCGAGCTTTGCATACAATATCTGGAGATATCAAGATGGATGCTGGGCCATTGCTGGACTATTTCCAAAAACTTTACGTTTGGCTGAAGGAGGACAACATGAAACATAACCGCATTGTTGGCTGGGATGCAGCAGTAGATCCAT ATTCTGATTATGGCATCAAAGTGAGGCTCAGTTTAAAAATGGCCATGGGTGATGAAGCT TATTCCTGGAACCCCAACGAGCAGTACCTGTTCAGGGCCAGCGTCGCTTACGCCCTGCGACAATACTACAGCCAAAAGAACAACACTCTTCTCTTCAC AGCAGACAACGTCATAACTTACAAACAGACACCCAGGATTTCCTTCTACATTGTGGTGACCAACCCAAATAATCCATCCGTATACGTGCCAAGAGAAGATTTGAAGGCAGCCATACG ACTATCCCGAGGCCGAATCAACGACGCTTTCCAGCTGGATGACCACACACTAGAGTTTGATGGTATCCCGGCAACACTTTCACCTCCCGTGGAGCAACCGGTGGAGGTGTGGCTGGTTGTGTTTGGAGTGGTCATGGGAGTGGTGGTGCTAATGgggctcctcctcatcatctctGGCATCAGAGAGCGTAGGAA GAAGTCGAAAAACATGGGGGTGGAAAATCCTTACGAGCCTGAGCCGGAGGGGCAGATCAACAGAGCCTATGAGGACACGAATGATGAACAAACCGGTCTCTGa
- the si:ch73-226l13.2 gene encoding interleukin-1 beta, with protein MFLCSEKMTIYCYKSTYLDRNYPVVLNFSDSDCFLKCAKKEERVLLQVEAVDKKMMKNISMNDETKLCFVFYMKTDSTKQRKFESALYRGWYIQIASSASTDSVEMSKSDGHQGPQSFLFIIQT; from the exons atgtttttgtgctcagaGAAAATGACCATCTACTGCTACAAGTCAACTTATTTGGACCGAAATTACCCTGTGGTTTTGAACTTCTCAGACTCCGACTGCTTCCTTAAGTGCGCCAAGAAAGAAGAGCGGGTGCTCCTGCAAGTGGAG gcAGTGGATAAGAAGATgatgaaaaacatttccatGAACGATGAGACCAAACTTTGTTTCGTCTTCTACATGAAAactgacagcacaaagcagcgCAAGTTTGAGTCTGCACTCTACAGGGGATGGTACATCCAAATAGCCAGTTCAGCTTCCACAGACTCTGTGGAAATGTCAAAATCAGATGGACACCAAGGACCTCAGTCATTCCTCTTCATCATTCAGACATag
- the ace2 gene encoding angiotensin-converting enzyme 2 isoform X3, whose product MSGKIFLCALAFCVSLSSQSLVENEARDFLRKFDEEASERMYQYSLASWAYNTNITKENSEKLSEQGQMWGKFYTERSDHAQKFPIKEIKDPQIKLQLITLQDKGAGALSQDKGSHLSKIMSDMSTIYSTATVCMMDDPLNCQTLEPVLEHVMATSRNYSELLHVWEGWRREVGKRMRPLYEDYVLLKNEAAKLNGFEDYGAYWRYNYETIDEESPYDYTRDQLMEDVRSIYKQILPLYKELHAYVRAKLMKVHKGHIDEQGPLPAHLLGDMWGRFWTNLYPLSMPYQGEIDVSKTMVEKGWTERRLFEEAEKFFESVGLYKMFDNFWNNSMLVKPADGRKVVCHPTAWDMGNRKDFRIKMCTQVNMENFLTVHHEMGHNQYQMAYRNLSYLLRDGANEGFHEAVGEIMSLSAATPKHLQSLDLLPSNFTYDNETEMNFLLKQALTIVATLPFTYMLEEWRWQVFAGNIPQDKWMERWWEMKRELVGVVEPVPRDETYCDPAALFHVSGDYSFIRYFTRTIYQFQFQKALCHAAGQSDALSSCDITGSTAAGTKLRNMLELGRSQSWTRALHTISGDIKMDAGPLLDYFQKLYVWLKEDNMKHNRIVGWDAAVDPYSDYGIKVRLSLKMAMGDEAYSWNPNEQYLFRASVAYALRQYYSQKNNTLLFTSSRQRHNLQTDTQDFLLHCGDQPK is encoded by the exons ATGTCAGGAAAGATTTTCCTTTGCGCGTTGGCTTTCTGTGTTTCTCTTTCTTCTCAGTCGCTAGTGGAGAATGAGGCACGGGACTTCCTGCGAAAGTTTGATGAGGAGGCCAGTGAGCGTATGTATCAGTACTCACTGGCATCATGGGCCTACAACACCAACATCACAAAGGAGAACTCAGAGAAATTG TCAGAACAGGGTCAAATGTGGGGCAAGTTCTACACTGAAAGGTCAGACCATGCTCAGAAATTCCCCATTAAGGAAATCAAGGATCCTCAGATTAAATTGCAGCTCATCACACTACAAGACAAAGGTGCTGGTGCTCTGTCACAGGATAAAGGTTCACAC CTGAGCAAGATCATGAGCGACATGAGTACAATCTACAGCACAGCAACTGTATGCATGATGGACGACCCTCTTAACTGTCAGACTTTGGAGCCAG TCCTGGAACACGTGATGGCCACCAGCCGCAACTATTCGGAGCTTCTGCACGTGTGGGAGGGATGGAGGAGGGAGGTGGGGAAGAGGATGAGGCCGCTCTATGAAGACTATGTGCTTCTGAAGAACGAAGCTGCAAAACTGAATG GGTTTGAGGACTATGGCGCTTACTGGAGATATAACTATGAGACTATTGATGAGGAAAGTCCATATGATTATACCAGGGATCAGCTGATGGAAGATGTTCGCTCCATCTATAAACAG ATCCTGCCCTTATACAAGGAGCTACATGCCTATGTGAGGGCTAAGCTGATGAAAGTACACAAAGGGCATATTGATGAACAAGGACCTCTGCCAGCCCATCTCTTGG GCGACATGTGGGGAAGATTCTGGACTAACTTGTATCCTCTGTCAATGCCCTACCAGGGTGAGATTGATGTCAGCAAAACAATGGTGGAAAAG GGCTGGACTGAGCGCCGACTGTTTGAAGAGGCGGAGAAGTTTTTTGAATCGGTGGGCTTGTATAAAATGTTTGACAACTTCTGGAACAACTCTATGCTGGTGAAGCCTGCAGATGGACGCAAGGTAGTCTGTCATCCCACAGCCTGGGACATGGGGAACCGAAAGGACTTTAg GATCAAAATGTGCACTCAAGTCAACATGGAGAACTTTCTGACTGTCCACCATGAGATGGGCCACAACCAGTACCAGATGGCTTATCGGAACTTGTCCTACCTCCTGAGAGACGGTGCCAATGAGGGTTTCCACGAGGCCGTTGGCGAGATCATGTCCCTGTCTGCTGCCACACCTAAGCACCTGCAGAGCCTTGACCTCCTGCCTTCTAACTTCACCTATGATAatg AGACAGAGATGAACTTCCTGCTAAAACAGGCGCTCACCATTGTGGCCACTCTGCCTTTCACCTACATGCTGGAGGAGTGGAGGTGGCAGGTTTTTGCAGGAAACATCCCACAGGATAAATGGATGGAGCGCTGGTGGGAGATGAA GAGGGAGCTAGTTGGCGTGGTGGAGCCCGTGCCGAGGGATGAGACTTACTGTGACCCTGCTGCTTTGTTCCACGTCTCTGGAGACTATTCCTTCATCAG GTACTTCACAAGAACCATTTACCAGTTCCAGTTCCAAAAAGCCCTTTGTCATGCTGCCGGTCAGTCCGATGCTTTGTCTTCGTGTGACATCACCGGCTCAACAGCGGCAGGCACCAAGCTCAG gaACATGTTAGAGTTGGGTCGGTCCCAGTCCTGGACCCGAGCTTTGCATACAATATCTGGAGATATCAAGATGGATGCTGGGCCATTGCTGGACTATTTCCAAAAACTTTACGTTTGGCTGAAGGAGGACAACATGAAACATAACCGCATTGTTGGCTGGGATGCAGCAGTAGATCCAT ATTCTGATTATGGCATCAAAGTGAGGCTCAGTTTAAAAATGGCCATGGGTGATGAAGCT TATTCCTGGAACCCCAACGAGCAGTACCTGTTCAGGGCCAGCGTCGCTTACGCCCTGCGACAATACTACAGCCAAAAGAACAACACTCTTCTCTTCACGTCA AGCAGACAACGTCATAACTTACAAACAGACACCCAGGATTTCCTTCTACATTGTGGTGACCAACCCAAATAA
- the ace2 gene encoding angiotensin-converting enzyme 2 isoform X1 yields MSGKIFLCALAFCVSLSSQSLVENEARDFLRKFDEEASERMYQYSLASWAYNTNITKENSEKLSEQGQMWGKFYTERSDHAQKFPIKEIKDPQIKLQLITLQDKGAGALSQDKGSHLSKIMSDMSTIYSTATVCMMDDPLNCQTLEPVLEHVMATSRNYSELLHVWEGWRREVGKRMRPLYEDYVLLKNEAAKLNGFEDYGAYWRYNYETIDEESPYDYTRDQLMEDVRSIYKQILPLYKELHAYVRAKLMKVHKGHIDEQGPLPAHLLGDMWGRFWTNLYPLSMPYQGEIDVSKTMVEKGWTERRLFEEAEKFFESVGLYKMFDNFWNNSMLVKPADGRKVVCHPTAWDMGNRKDFRIKMCTQVNMENFLTVHHEMGHNQYQMAYRNLSYLLRDGANEGFHEAVGEIMSLSAATPKHLQSLDLLPSNFTYDNETEMNFLLKQALTIVATLPFTYMLEEWRWQVFAGNIPQDKWMERWWEMKRELVGVVEPVPRDETYCDPAALFHVSGDYSFIRYFTRTIYQFQFQKALCHAAGQSDALSSCDITGSTAAGTKLRNMLELGRSQSWTRALHTISGDIKMDAGPLLDYFQKLYVWLKEDNMKHNRIVGWDAAVDPYSDYGIKVRLSLKMAMGDEAYSWNPNEQYLFRASVAYALRQYYSQKNNTLLFTADNVITYKQTPRISFYIVVTNPNNPSVYVPREDLKAAIRLSRGRINDAFQLDDHTLEFDGIPATLSPPVEQPVEVWLVVFGVVMGVVVLMGLLLIISGIRERRKKSKNMGVENPYEPEPEGQINRAYEDTNDEQTGL; encoded by the exons ATGTCAGGAAAGATTTTCCTTTGCGCGTTGGCTTTCTGTGTTTCTCTTTCTTCTCAGTCGCTAGTGGAGAATGAGGCACGGGACTTCCTGCGAAAGTTTGATGAGGAGGCCAGTGAGCGTATGTATCAGTACTCACTGGCATCATGGGCCTACAACACCAACATCACAAAGGAGAACTCAGAGAAATTG TCAGAACAGGGTCAAATGTGGGGCAAGTTCTACACTGAAAGGTCAGACCATGCTCAGAAATTCCCCATTAAGGAAATCAAGGATCCTCAGATTAAATTGCAGCTCATCACACTACAAGACAAAGGTGCTGGTGCTCTGTCACAGGATAAAGGTTCACAC CTGAGCAAGATCATGAGCGACATGAGTACAATCTACAGCACAGCAACTGTATGCATGATGGACGACCCTCTTAACTGTCAGACTTTGGAGCCAG TCCTGGAACACGTGATGGCCACCAGCCGCAACTATTCGGAGCTTCTGCACGTGTGGGAGGGATGGAGGAGGGAGGTGGGGAAGAGGATGAGGCCGCTCTATGAAGACTATGTGCTTCTGAAGAACGAAGCTGCAAAACTGAATG GGTTTGAGGACTATGGCGCTTACTGGAGATATAACTATGAGACTATTGATGAGGAAAGTCCATATGATTATACCAGGGATCAGCTGATGGAAGATGTTCGCTCCATCTATAAACAG ATCCTGCCCTTATACAAGGAGCTACATGCCTATGTGAGGGCTAAGCTGATGAAAGTACACAAAGGGCATATTGATGAACAAGGACCTCTGCCAGCCCATCTCTTGG GCGACATGTGGGGAAGATTCTGGACTAACTTGTATCCTCTGTCAATGCCCTACCAGGGTGAGATTGATGTCAGCAAAACAATGGTGGAAAAG GGCTGGACTGAGCGCCGACTGTTTGAAGAGGCGGAGAAGTTTTTTGAATCGGTGGGCTTGTATAAAATGTTTGACAACTTCTGGAACAACTCTATGCTGGTGAAGCCTGCAGATGGACGCAAGGTAGTCTGTCATCCCACAGCCTGGGACATGGGGAACCGAAAGGACTTTAg GATCAAAATGTGCACTCAAGTCAACATGGAGAACTTTCTGACTGTCCACCATGAGATGGGCCACAACCAGTACCAGATGGCTTATCGGAACTTGTCCTACCTCCTGAGAGACGGTGCCAATGAGGGTTTCCACGAGGCCGTTGGCGAGATCATGTCCCTGTCTGCTGCCACACCTAAGCACCTGCAGAGCCTTGACCTCCTGCCTTCTAACTTCACCTATGATAatg AGACAGAGATGAACTTCCTGCTAAAACAGGCGCTCACCATTGTGGCCACTCTGCCTTTCACCTACATGCTGGAGGAGTGGAGGTGGCAGGTTTTTGCAGGAAACATCCCACAGGATAAATGGATGGAGCGCTGGTGGGAGATGAA GAGGGAGCTAGTTGGCGTGGTGGAGCCCGTGCCGAGGGATGAGACTTACTGTGACCCTGCTGCTTTGTTCCACGTCTCTGGAGACTATTCCTTCATCAG GTACTTCACAAGAACCATTTACCAGTTCCAGTTCCAAAAAGCCCTTTGTCATGCTGCCGGTCAGTCCGATGCTTTGTCTTCGTGTGACATCACCGGCTCAACAGCGGCAGGCACCAAGCTCAG gaACATGTTAGAGTTGGGTCGGTCCCAGTCCTGGACCCGAGCTTTGCATACAATATCTGGAGATATCAAGATGGATGCTGGGCCATTGCTGGACTATTTCCAAAAACTTTACGTTTGGCTGAAGGAGGACAACATGAAACATAACCGCATTGTTGGCTGGGATGCAGCAGTAGATCCAT ATTCTGATTATGGCATCAAAGTGAGGCTCAGTTTAAAAATGGCCATGGGTGATGAAGCT TATTCCTGGAACCCCAACGAGCAGTACCTGTTCAGGGCCAGCGTCGCTTACGCCCTGCGACAATACTACAGCCAAAAGAACAACACTCTTCTCTTCAC AGCAGACAACGTCATAACTTACAAACAGACACCCAGGATTTCCTTCTACATTGTGGTGACCAACCCAAATAATCCATCCGTATACGTGCCAAGAGAAGATTTGAAGGCAGCCATACG ACTATCCCGAGGCCGAATCAACGACGCTTTCCAGCTGGATGACCACACACTAGAGTTTGATGGTATCCCGGCAACACTTTCACCTCCCGTGGAGCAACCGGTGGAGGTGTGGCTGGTTGTGTTTGGAGTGGTCATGGGAGTGGTGGTGCTAATGgggctcctcctcatcatctctGGCATCAGAGAGCGTAGGAA GAAGTCGAAAAACATGGGGGTGGAAAATCCTTACGAGCCTGAGCCGGAGGGGCAGATCAACAGAGCCTATGAGGACACGAATGATGAACAAACCGGTCTCTGa